In the genome of Streptomyces sp. NBC_00190, one region contains:
- a CDS encoding DUF4253 domain-containing protein, which produces MSKPAKPRDPLSVLADDPQGRSLGLDVPPGTVIDRPGRRRWGRAPEPLLWVSDEAVGVGALAAARSPALAAAGLQAVLFQGRRGLERWWQDREFVPERMSDPDDHHVEPVLREFWSRVVPDPEEGAEGEEIIAPFGRGWPGLAESGPEGGPDPQAAACELADELIGDGFLPSPRLALVPAGRGADVPTALGWGGPTNYENDTALMSAVLRSWEDRFGARVVALGFDELHVSVAAPPRTLVRSLPVAAEHFAFAPDNIWQGSGTLRAYTDEAVTGAAHWGFWWD; this is translated from the coding sequence ATGTCGAAGCCCGCGAAGCCGCGCGATCCATTGTCCGTACTGGCCGACGATCCCCAAGGCCGGTCCCTGGGGCTCGATGTGCCGCCGGGCACGGTGATCGACAGGCCCGGTCGGCGCAGGTGGGGCAGGGCGCCCGAGCCGCTGCTGTGGGTCTCCGACGAGGCCGTGGGTGTCGGCGCGCTCGCCGCGGCCCGCAGCCCGGCCCTCGCCGCCGCCGGGCTGCAGGCGGTGCTGTTCCAGGGCCGTCGCGGGCTCGAACGATGGTGGCAGGACAGGGAGTTCGTGCCGGAGCGGATGTCCGACCCCGACGACCACCACGTCGAGCCGGTGCTCCGCGAGTTCTGGTCCAGGGTGGTTCCGGACCCGGAGGAGGGCGCGGAGGGCGAGGAGATCATCGCGCCCTTCGGCAGGGGCTGGCCGGGGCTCGCGGAATCCGGGCCGGAGGGCGGGCCGGATCCGCAGGCCGCGGCCTGCGAGCTCGCGGACGAGCTGATCGGGGACGGCTTCCTGCCGAGCCCCCGGCTCGCACTGGTGCCCGCCGGCCGCGGGGCCGACGTACCCACCGCGCTGGGCTGGGGCGGTCCGACCAACTACGAGAACGACACCGCCCTCATGAGCGCGGTCCTGCGCTCCTGGGAGGACCGCTTCGGCGCCCGCGTCGTCGCCCTCGGCTTCGACGAACTCCACGTGTCGGTCGCGGCCCCGCCCCGCACGCTCGTCCGGTCGCTCCCCGTCGCGGCGGAGCACTTCGCCTTCGCGCCCGACAACATCTGGCAGGGCTCCGGCACCCTCCGCGCCTACACGGACGAGGCCGTCACCGGCGCCGCCCACTGGGGCTTCTGGTGGGACTGA
- a CDS encoding phosphatase: MARMPKPIETPVPSRAELIDHLVATRIAGQVATPRENNLSHYRKLANGDRHYWLGLELGDRWTDEQDVLAVMAERCGVVDDPELRFGQDTIDPELTVAGLDRLAARLRKAALDRQSVLLATGHPGGLLDVHRATAAALRAAGCEIVVIPSGLTADEGSVWQFADVAVLERGATLWHTHSPEPMAAILDGLTAAGRPQPDLVVADHGWAGCAAQRGLDAVGYADCNDPALFLGEAEGTLQVAIPLDDHVRDPRHYDPMVAYLLDAAGLLDS; encoded by the coding sequence ATGGCCCGTATGCCGAAGCCGATAGAGACGCCCGTACCCAGCCGCGCAGAACTCATCGACCACCTGGTCGCCACCCGGATCGCGGGGCAGGTCGCGACCCCGCGCGAGAACAACCTCTCCCACTACCGCAAGCTCGCCAACGGCGACCGGCACTACTGGCTCGGCCTGGAGCTGGGTGACCGCTGGACCGACGAGCAGGACGTCCTGGCGGTGATGGCCGAGCGGTGCGGGGTCGTGGACGACCCGGAGCTCCGCTTCGGCCAGGACACCATCGACCCCGAGCTGACCGTGGCGGGCCTGGACCGGCTGGCGGCGAGGCTGCGCAAGGCGGCGCTGGACCGGCAGAGCGTGCTGCTGGCCACCGGGCACCCGGGCGGGCTGCTGGACGTCCACCGGGCCACGGCGGCGGCCCTGCGGGCGGCCGGGTGCGAGATCGTCGTCATCCCCTCCGGCCTGACGGCCGACGAGGGCTCGGTGTGGCAGTTCGCCGACGTCGCCGTGCTGGAGCGGGGCGCGACGCTGTGGCACACCCATTCGCCGGAGCCGATGGCCGCGATCCTGGACGGGCTCACGGCGGCGGGCCGTCCGCAGCCGGACCTGGTCGTCGCCGACCACGGCTGGGCGGGCTGCGCGGCGCAGCGCGGCCTGGACGCGGTGGGCTACGCGGACTGCAACGACCCGGCGCTCTTCCTCGGCGAGGCCGAGGGCACCCTCCAGGTGGCGATCCCGCTGGACGACCACGTCCGCGACCCGCGCCACTACGACCCGATGGTCGCCTACCTGCTGGACGCGGCGGGCCTGCTGGACTCGTAG
- a CDS encoding SACE_7040 family transcriptional regulator: MSTRAAAPTRREQILSEAARLFAARGFHGVGVDEIGAAVGISGPGLYRHFAGKDAMLAELLVGISERLLTGGRRRVEEAEGDSALVLSSLIDGHIDFALDDRALITLHDRELDRLRDTDRKLVRQLQRQYVELWVAVVRELHPEVGEAQVRVSVHAVFGLLNSTPHLAALGREATESLLRRLAHGAFGALSA; this comes from the coding sequence ATGAGCACCAGAGCGGCCGCCCCGACCCGTCGCGAGCAGATCCTCAGTGAGGCCGCACGCCTCTTCGCCGCGCGCGGATTCCACGGCGTCGGCGTCGACGAGATAGGGGCCGCGGTGGGCATCAGCGGCCCCGGCCTCTACCGGCACTTCGCGGGCAAGGACGCCATGCTCGCCGAGCTGCTGGTCGGCATCAGCGAGCGTCTGCTGACCGGCGGCCGCCGCCGGGTGGAGGAGGCGGAGGGCGATTCCGCCCTGGTCCTGTCCTCCCTCATCGACGGGCACATCGACTTCGCGCTGGACGACCGGGCGCTGATCACCCTGCACGACCGGGAGCTCGACCGGCTGCGGGACACCGACCGCAAGCTCGTACGGCAGCTGCAGCGGCAGTACGTGGAGCTGTGGGTGGCGGTCGTACGGGAACTGCATCCGGAGGTGGGCGAGGCACAGGTGCGGGTCTCCGTGCACGCCGTCTTCGGCCTGCTGAACTCCACCCCGCACCTGGCGGCCCTGGGGCGGGAGGCGACGGAGTCCCTGCTCCGGCGGCTCGCGCACGGGGCGTTCGGGGCGCTGTCGGCGTGA
- a CDS encoding carboxyl transferase domain-containing protein — MQQAPVLTSAADPASEAWRTNEAAHRELTEGLRARLDAARLGGGEKARARHTARGKLLPRDRVDTLLDPGSPFLELAPLAAEGMYGGAAPAAGVIAGIGRVSGRECVIVANDATVKGGTYYPMTVKKHLRAQEVALENRLPCLYLVDSGGAFLPMQDEVFPDREHFGRIFYNQARMSGAGIPQIAAVLGSCTAGGAYVPAMSDEAVIVRNQGTIFLGGPPLVKAATGEVVTAEELGGGEVHSRVSGVTDHLAEDDAHALRIVRNIVATLPERGALPWSVEAPEEPKVDPYGLYGAVPVDSRTPYDAREIIARIVDGSRFQEFKSEFGQTLVTGFARIHGHPVGIIANNGILFAESAQKGAHFIELCDQRGIPLLFLQNISGFMVGRDYEAGGIAKHGAKMVTAVACTRVPKLTVVVGGSYGAGNYSMCGRAYSPRFLWMWPNAKISVMGGEQAASVLATVKRDQIEGAGQEWPAEDEEAFKAPVRAQYEEQGNAYYATARLWDDGVIDPMETRQVLGLALTACANAPLGDSAFGIFRM, encoded by the coding sequence ATGCAGCAGGCACCAGTGCTGACGAGCGCCGCGGACCCGGCGTCCGAGGCCTGGCGGACCAACGAGGCCGCCCACCGCGAGCTCACCGAGGGGCTGCGGGCCCGGCTCGACGCGGCCCGGCTCGGCGGCGGCGAGAAGGCCCGCGCCCGCCACACCGCCCGCGGGAAGCTCCTCCCGCGCGACCGCGTCGACACCCTCCTCGACCCCGGATCCCCCTTCCTGGAGCTGGCCCCGCTGGCCGCCGAGGGCATGTACGGGGGCGCGGCCCCCGCCGCCGGGGTGATCGCGGGCATCGGCCGGGTCAGCGGCCGCGAGTGCGTGATCGTCGCGAACGATGCCACCGTCAAGGGCGGCACGTACTACCCGATGACCGTCAAGAAGCACCTCCGCGCCCAGGAGGTGGCCCTGGAGAACCGTCTCCCCTGCCTCTACCTGGTCGACTCCGGTGGCGCCTTCCTCCCCATGCAGGACGAGGTCTTCCCCGACCGGGAGCACTTCGGCCGCATCTTCTACAACCAGGCGCGCATGTCGGGGGCCGGCATCCCGCAGATCGCCGCCGTCCTCGGCTCCTGCACGGCGGGCGGCGCGTACGTCCCGGCCATGAGCGACGAGGCCGTCATCGTCCGCAACCAGGGCACGATCTTCCTCGGCGGCCCGCCGCTGGTGAAGGCCGCCACCGGCGAGGTCGTCACGGCGGAGGAGCTGGGCGGCGGCGAGGTCCACTCCCGGGTCTCGGGCGTGACCGACCACCTCGCGGAGGACGACGCGCACGCGCTGCGGATCGTACGGAACATCGTGGCGACCCTGCCCGAGCGCGGGGCCCTGCCCTGGTCGGTCGAGGCTCCCGAGGAGCCGAAGGTGGACCCGTACGGCCTGTACGGCGCGGTCCCCGTCGACTCGCGCACCCCCTACGACGCCCGCGAGATCATCGCCCGGATCGTGGACGGCTCCCGCTTCCAGGAGTTCAAGTCCGAGTTCGGCCAGACGCTCGTCACCGGCTTCGCCCGGATCCACGGCCACCCGGTCGGCATCATCGCCAACAACGGCATCCTGTTCGCCGAATCCGCCCAGAAGGGCGCGCACTTCATCGAGCTGTGCGACCAGCGCGGGATCCCGCTGCTCTTCCTCCAGAACATTTCGGGCTTCATGGTCGGCCGGGACTACGAGGCGGGCGGCATCGCCAAGCACGGCGCCAAGATGGTGACCGCGGTCGCCTGCACCCGGGTGCCGAAGCTGACGGTGGTGGTCGGCGGCTCGTACGGCGCGGGCAACTACTCGATGTGCGGGCGGGCGTACTCGCCGCGGTTCCTGTGGATGTGGCCGAACGCCAAGATCTCGGTGATGGGCGGCGAGCAGGCCGCCTCCGTCCTGGCGACGGTCAAGCGCGACCAGATCGAGGGCGCGGGCCAGGAGTGGCCGGCCGAGGACGAGGAGGCCTTCAAGGCCCCGGTCCGCGCGCAGTACGAGGAACAGGGCAACGCCTACTACGCCACGGCCCGGCTGTGGGACGACGGGGTCATCGACCCGATGGAGACCCGGCAGGTGCTGGGACTGGCCCTGACCGCGTGCGCGAACGCCCCGCTGGGCGACTCCGCTTTCGGCATCTTCCGTATGTGA
- a CDS encoding acetyl-CoA carboxylase biotin carboxylase subunit, with the protein MFSTVLVANRGEIAVRVIRTLRELGIRSVAVFSDADADARHVREADTAVRIGPAAAAESYLSVERLLDAAKRTGAEAVHPGYGFLAENAAFAQACADAGLAFIGPPASAISLMGDKIRAKETVKAAGVPVVPGSSGSGLTDAELVAAASEIGMPVLLKPSAGGGGKGMRLVRDEAVLAEEIAAARREARSSFGDDTLLVERWVDRPRHIEIQVLADSHGNVVHLGERECSLQRRHQKVIEEAPSVLLDEKTRAAMGAAAVDAARSCGYVGAGTVEFIVPGGDPSSYFFMEMNTRLQVEHPVTELITGLDLVEQQLRVAAGAPLGFDQSDVTLTGHAIEARVCAEDPARGFLPSGGTVLALSEPDGGPVRTDSGLTAGVPVGSTYDPMLSKVIVHGPDRASALRMLRAALADTVILGVQTNAGFLRRLLAHPDVVSGELDTGLVERDLPSLLPDGVPAEVYAAAALLSGPHPAPSRTWGSAPDPGPQTPDGLGRWVDPFDAVNGWRLGGTPAWTVHRFRLPGQDPVEVRTRPSGSGTELVLADSGTDPASPAFEARGLGQSPSAPARARIVTRTPDHLTIELDGVTHTFSHATSPEGTWLGRDADSWHVQAHDPVAAALSGSGHAGADTLAAPMPGTVTVVKVAVGDKVVAGQSLLVVEAMKMEHVISAPHAGTVTELDVTPGTTVAMDQVLAVVTPEPEEEAAA; encoded by the coding sequence ATGTTCAGCACTGTTCTGGTCGCGAACCGCGGCGAGATCGCGGTCCGGGTCATCCGCACCCTGCGGGAGCTCGGCATCCGCTCCGTGGCCGTCTTCAGCGACGCCGACGCGGACGCCCGCCACGTACGGGAGGCCGACACGGCCGTCCGCATCGGCCCGGCGGCGGCCGCCGAGAGCTACCTGTCGGTGGAGCGGCTGCTGGATGCCGCGAAGCGGACGGGCGCCGAGGCCGTGCACCCGGGCTACGGCTTCCTCGCCGAGAACGCGGCCTTCGCCCAGGCCTGCGCGGACGCCGGACTGGCCTTCATCGGGCCGCCCGCCTCCGCCATCTCCCTCATGGGCGACAAGATCCGGGCCAAGGAGACGGTGAAGGCGGCGGGCGTGCCCGTGGTCCCCGGCTCCTCCGGCAGCGGCCTGACCGACGCCGAACTGGTCGCGGCCGCCTCGGAGATCGGCATGCCGGTGCTGCTGAAGCCCTCGGCGGGCGGCGGCGGCAAGGGCATGCGGCTCGTACGCGACGAGGCGGTGCTGGCCGAGGAGATCGCGGCGGCCCGCCGCGAGGCCCGCTCGTCCTTCGGCGACGACACCCTCCTGGTCGAGCGGTGGGTGGACCGGCCCCGGCACATCGAGATCCAGGTGCTGGCGGACTCCCACGGGAACGTGGTCCACCTGGGCGAGCGCGAGTGCTCGCTCCAGCGCCGCCACCAGAAGGTCATCGAAGAAGCCCCCTCGGTCCTGCTCGACGAGAAGACCCGCGCGGCGATGGGCGCGGCGGCCGTCGACGCGGCCCGCTCCTGCGGGTACGTCGGCGCGGGCACGGTGGAGTTCATCGTCCCGGGCGGGGACCCCTCCTCGTACTTCTTCATGGAGATGAACACGCGCCTCCAGGTCGAGCACCCGGTGACGGAGCTGATCACCGGCCTGGACCTGGTGGAGCAGCAGCTGCGCGTGGCCGCGGGGGCTCCTCTCGGGTTCGACCAGTCCGACGTGACGCTGACCGGCCACGCCATCGAGGCCCGTGTCTGCGCGGAGGACCCCGCCCGGGGGTTCCTGCCGTCCGGCGGTACGGTCCTGGCGCTGTCCGAGCCGGACGGCGGCCCGGTCCGTACGGACTCCGGGCTGACGGCGGGCGTGCCGGTCGGGTCGACGTACGACCCGATGCTGTCGAAGGTCATCGTCCACGGGCCGGACCGGGCCAGTGCCCTGCGCATGCTGCGGGCCGCCCTCGCCGACACGGTGATCCTGGGTGTCCAGACCAACGCGGGGTTCCTGCGTCGTCTGCTCGCGCACCCGGACGTGGTGTCGGGCGAACTGGACACGGGCCTGGTCGAGCGCGACCTCCCGTCCCTCCTCCCGGACGGCGTCCCGGCCGAGGTGTACGCAGCGGCTGCGCTGCTGTCTGGCCCCCACCCCGCCCCTTCCCGAACCTGGGGCTCCGCCCCAGACCCCGGTCCTCAAACGCCGGACGGGCTGGGTAGGTGGGTCGACCCGTTCGATGCCGTCAACGGCTGGCGCCTCGGCGGGACTCCGGCGTGGACCGTGCACCGCTTCCGCCTCCCCGGCCAGGATCCCGTGGAGGTCCGCACTCGGCCGTCGGGCTCCGGGACCGAGCTCGTCCTGGCCGACTCCGGCACCGATCCAGCCTCGCCGGCGTTTGAGGCGCGGGGTCTGGGGCAGAGCCCCAGCGCACCGGCGCGCGCCCGGATCGTCACCCGCACACCGGACCACCTCACCATCGAGCTGGACGGCGTCACGCACACCTTCAGCCACGCCACCTCCCCGGAGGGGACCTGGCTGGGCCGCGACGCGGACTCCTGGCACGTGCAGGCCCACGACCCGGTGGCCGCCGCCCTGAGCGGGAGCGGCCACGCGGGGGCCGACACCCTGGCCGCCCCCATGCCCGGCACCGTCACCGTCGTCAAGGTGGCCGTCGGCGACAAGGTGGTGGCCGGGCAGAGCCTCCTCGTCGTCGAGGCCATGAAGATGGAGCACGTCATCTCCGCCCCGCACGCCGGGACCGTCACCGAGCTCGACGTCACCCCCGGCACCACCGTCGCCATGGACCAGGTCCTGGCCGTGGTCACCCCGGAACCGGAAGAGGAGGCGGCCGCATGA
- a CDS encoding hydroxymethylglutaryl-CoA lyase, whose translation MNRLPMTVPAPGLPARVRIHEVGARDGLQNEKTAVPTAVKAEFIHRLAAAGLTTVEATSFVHPKWVPQLADAEELFPLLGDVQAALPVLVPNERGLDRALALGATRIAVFGSATETFASRNLNRTVAESLAMFEPVVARAKEGKAHVRGYLSMCFGDPWEGPVPVHQVVSVATSLLDLGCDELSLGDTIGVATPGHVQALLSGLNEAGVATDRIGVHFHDTYGQALSNTLAALQHGVTTVDASAGGLGGCPYAKSATGNLATEDLVWMLDGLGIETGVDLAALTATSVWMAEQLGRPSPSRTVRALSHKE comes from the coding sequence ATGAACCGTCTGCCCATGACCGTCCCGGCCCCCGGCCTCCCGGCCCGGGTCCGGATCCACGAGGTCGGCGCCCGCGACGGGCTGCAGAACGAGAAGACGGCCGTCCCCACCGCCGTCAAGGCCGAGTTCATCCACCGGCTCGCCGCGGCCGGCCTCACCACCGTCGAGGCCACCAGCTTCGTCCACCCCAAGTGGGTGCCGCAGCTCGCCGACGCCGAGGAACTGTTCCCGCTCCTCGGCGACGTGCAGGCGGCCCTGCCCGTCCTCGTCCCCAACGAGCGCGGGCTCGACCGCGCCCTCGCCCTCGGTGCCACCCGCATCGCCGTCTTCGGATCGGCCACCGAGACCTTCGCCTCCCGCAACCTCAACCGGACCGTCGCCGAGTCCCTCGCCATGTTCGAGCCCGTCGTGGCCCGCGCGAAGGAGGGCAAGGCGCACGTCCGCGGCTACCTCTCGATGTGCTTCGGCGACCCCTGGGAGGGCCCGGTCCCGGTCCACCAGGTCGTCTCCGTGGCCACGTCCCTGCTCGACCTCGGCTGCGACGAGCTCAGCCTCGGCGACACGATCGGCGTCGCGACCCCCGGCCACGTCCAGGCACTGCTCAGCGGCCTGAACGAGGCGGGCGTCGCCACCGACCGCATCGGCGTGCACTTCCACGACACCTACGGCCAGGCCCTCTCCAACACCCTCGCCGCGCTCCAGCACGGCGTGACCACGGTCGACGCCTCGGCCGGCGGCCTCGGCGGATGCCCGTACGCGAAGAGCGCCACCGGCAACCTCGCCACCGAGGACCTGGTGTGGATGCTCGACGGTCTCGGCATCGAGACCGGGGTCGATCTGGCCGCCCTCACCGCCACGAGCGTGTGGATGGCCGAACAGCTGGGGCGCCCCAGCCCCTCCCGTACCGTCCGCGCCCTCTCCCACAAGGAGTAG
- a CDS encoding acyl-CoA dehydrogenase family protein has translation MSLDHRLTPEHEELRRTVEEFAHDVVAPKIGDLYERHEFPYEIVREMGRMGLFGLPFPEEYGGMGGDYLALGIALEELARVDSSVAITLEAGVSLGAMPIYLFGSEEQKREWLPKMCSGEILGAFGLTEPGAGSDAGGTRTTAVREGDEWVINGSKCFITNSGTDITGLVTVTAVTGRKADGRPEISSIIVPSGTPGFTVAAPYSKVGWNSSDTRELSFDGVRVPLANLVGEEGRGYAQFLRILDEGRIAISALATGLAQGCVDESVKYARERHAFGKAIGDNQAIQFKLADMEMRAHMARVGWRDAASRLVAGEPFKKEAAIAKLYSSTVAVDNAREATQIHGGYGFMNEYPVARMWRDSKILEIGEGTSEVQRMLIARELGFSA, from the coding sequence ATGTCCCTCGACCACCGGCTCACCCCTGAGCACGAGGAACTCCGCCGCACCGTCGAGGAGTTCGCGCACGACGTCGTCGCGCCCAAGATCGGCGACCTGTACGAGCGCCACGAGTTCCCGTACGAGATCGTCCGCGAGATGGGCCGCATGGGCCTGTTCGGCCTGCCCTTCCCCGAGGAGTACGGCGGCATGGGCGGCGACTACCTCGCCCTCGGCATCGCCCTGGAGGAACTGGCGCGCGTCGACTCCTCGGTCGCCATCACCCTGGAGGCCGGCGTCTCCCTCGGCGCCATGCCGATCTACCTCTTCGGCTCGGAGGAGCAGAAGCGGGAGTGGCTGCCGAAGATGTGCTCCGGCGAGATCCTGGGCGCCTTCGGCCTGACCGAGCCCGGCGCGGGCAGCGACGCGGGCGGCACCCGCACCACCGCCGTGCGCGAGGGCGACGAGTGGGTCATCAACGGCTCCAAGTGCTTCATCACCAACTCCGGTACGGACATCACCGGTCTGGTCACCGTCACCGCCGTGACGGGCCGCAAGGCGGACGGCCGCCCCGAGATCTCCTCGATCATCGTCCCGTCCGGCACGCCGGGCTTCACGGTGGCCGCGCCGTACTCGAAGGTCGGCTGGAACTCCTCGGACACCCGTGAGCTGTCCTTCGACGGCGTACGGGTCCCGCTCGCCAACCTGGTGGGCGAAGAGGGGCGCGGCTACGCCCAGTTCCTCCGGATCCTCGACGAGGGCCGCATCGCCATCTCGGCGCTGGCCACCGGGCTCGCCCAGGGCTGCGTGGACGAGTCGGTGAAGTACGCCAGGGAGCGGCACGCCTTCGGCAAGGCGATCGGCGACAACCAGGCCATCCAGTTCAAGCTGGCCGACATGGAGATGCGCGCGCACATGGCCCGCGTCGGCTGGCGCGACGCGGCCTCCCGGCTGGTGGCCGGGGAGCCGTTCAAGAAGGAGGCGGCGATCGCGAAGCTGTACTCCTCCACGGTCGCCGTCGACAACGCCCGCGAGGCCACTCAGATCCACGGCGGCTACGGGTTCATGAACGAGTACCCCGTGGCCCGGATGTGGCGGGATTCCAAGATCCTGGAGATCGGCGAGGGCACGAGCGAGGTCCAGCGCATGCTGATCGCGCGTGAACTGGGCTTCTCCGCCTAG
- a CDS encoding ABC transporter substrate-binding protein: protein MPKSRTSSLTRRGFVAAGGALGLVAALAACGGTDSAKGDGGKDKGAAASGPWSFKDDLGKDVSTKSTPKNVVAFTGTAAALYDYGVPVKGVFGPTKTADGKPDVQAGSMDISKVEILGNVYDEFNVEKYAALQPDLLVTNTWDGTYWYVPEASKDKILKLAPAAAIKVGGDVTLDKALERTADLAKSLGADMNAKNTVDAKARFEAAAAKLREATKANPGVKVLVGSGSADLFYVSTPDTSADLKYFKSLGVEFVTPEKLDEGGFFESLSWENAGKYKADVVLLDNRTGTLQPTDLKAKATWAELPAVKAGQVTPRVTEPIYSYDKCAQILEDLTKAVQSAKKVS from the coding sequence ATGCCCAAGTCCCGAACCTCCTCCCTGACCCGCCGCGGATTCGTCGCGGCCGGCGGCGCCCTCGGCCTCGTCGCGGCGCTCGCCGCGTGCGGAGGCACCGACTCGGCGAAGGGTGACGGCGGCAAGGACAAGGGCGCCGCGGCTTCGGGCCCCTGGTCGTTCAAGGACGACCTCGGCAAGGACGTCAGCACCAAGTCCACGCCGAAGAACGTCGTCGCGTTCACCGGCACCGCCGCCGCGCTCTACGACTACGGCGTCCCGGTCAAGGGCGTGTTCGGCCCGACCAAGACCGCCGACGGCAAGCCCGACGTCCAGGCCGGCTCGATGGACATCTCCAAGGTCGAGATCCTCGGCAACGTCTACGACGAGTTCAACGTCGAGAAGTACGCGGCCCTCCAGCCCGACCTGCTGGTCACCAACACCTGGGACGGCACGTACTGGTACGTCCCGGAGGCCTCCAAGGACAAGATCCTGAAGCTGGCCCCGGCCGCCGCGATCAAGGTGGGCGGCGACGTCACCCTCGACAAGGCGCTGGAGCGCACCGCGGACCTCGCCAAGTCCCTCGGCGCCGACATGAACGCCAAGAACACCGTCGACGCGAAGGCCCGCTTCGAGGCCGCCGCCGCGAAGCTGCGCGAGGCCACCAAGGCCAACCCGGGCGTCAAGGTGCTCGTCGGGTCCGGCTCCGCCGACCTCTTCTACGTCTCGACCCCGGACACCTCGGCCGACCTGAAGTACTTCAAGTCCCTCGGCGTCGAGTTCGTCACCCCGGAGAAGCTGGACGAGGGCGGCTTCTTCGAGAGCCTCAGCTGGGAGAACGCCGGCAAGTACAAGGCCGACGTCGTCCTGCTCGACAACCGCACCGGCACCCTGCAGCCGACGGACCTGAAGGCGAAGGCCACGTGGGCCGAGCTCCCCGCCGTCAAGGCCGGCCAGGTCACCCCGCGCGTCACCGAGCCGATCTACTCGTACGACAAGTGCGCCCAGATCCTGGAGGACCTCACGAAGGCCGTCCAGAGCGCCAAGAAGGTCAGCTGA
- a CDS encoding siderophore-interacting protein: MTATASDAPAVAHFRFFALDVLRTRRLGHSFLRVTFGGESLADFRSGGFDQSLSLFLPAGDQEHTVLPSTDEDTWFAAWRGMPDGERPVMRSYTVREQRRTAGGVDEVDIDFVLHGDASPASRWAGRAVTGRRIMAIGPAVAENKSVRFQPPAGGDAIWMYADETALPAAAAILDRLPAGTRVRAWLEVPHEDDRLPLDTLAEADITWIVRGSAGRERTEQLLSVLRAEEPRPAEAPYVWLAGESGTIRAVRRHFVQERSVDRRAVRFTGYWRLGASEEQLLAEAYAGQAPSEDPASEL, encoded by the coding sequence ATGACCGCCACCGCGTCCGACGCCCCGGCCGTAGCGCACTTCCGGTTCTTCGCGCTCGACGTGCTCCGCACGCGCCGCCTCGGCCACTCGTTCCTGAGGGTCACGTTCGGCGGCGAGTCCCTCGCGGACTTCCGCTCGGGCGGCTTCGACCAGAGCCTGTCGCTCTTCCTGCCGGCGGGCGACCAGGAGCACACGGTGCTCCCGTCCACGGACGAGGACACCTGGTTCGCCGCCTGGCGCGGAATGCCGGACGGGGAACGCCCGGTGATGCGCTCCTACACCGTGCGCGAGCAGCGCCGTACGGCCGGGGGCGTGGACGAGGTCGACATCGACTTCGTCCTGCACGGGGACGCGTCCCCCGCCTCCCGCTGGGCGGGACGGGCGGTCACCGGCCGCCGGATCATGGCGATCGGCCCGGCCGTCGCGGAGAACAAGTCCGTACGGTTCCAGCCGCCGGCCGGCGGCGACGCGATCTGGATGTACGCCGACGAGACGGCCCTCCCGGCCGCCGCCGCCATCCTGGACCGGCTGCCCGCGGGCACCCGGGTCCGGGCGTGGCTGGAGGTCCCGCACGAGGACGACCGGCTGCCGCTGGACACCCTCGCCGAGGCGGACATCACCTGGATCGTGCGCGGCAGCGCGGGCCGGGAGCGGACCGAGCAGCTGCTGAGCGTGCTGCGGGCCGAGGAACCGCGCCCCGCCGAAGCGCCGTACGTATGGCTGGCGGGCGAGTCCGGCACGATCCGGGCCGTGCGCCGGCACTTCGTGCAGGAACGATCTGTCGATCGCCGCGCGGTGCGTTTCACCGGCTACTGGCGACTCGGCGCGAGCGAGGAGCAGCTCCTCGCCGAGGCGTACGCGGGCCAGGCCCCGAGCGAGGACCCGGCTTCCGAGCTGTAG